The following coding sequences lie in one SAR324 cluster bacterium genomic window:
- a CDS encoding SpoIIE family protein phosphatase, whose protein sequence is MSQILVVDDDFQIFQQVRLHLSQAGHQLSFVSVAKHVFNRLEKDPFDLILMDINMPEMDGITLLRELQRNPDFSSIPVIMLTAEISDLLLAECFRWGAVDYVNKPVRELVLKARVNSALAARLTLNELERRVAERTEDLQYRIQLESIVSSISTQFITISTQEIDAAINHSLETLARHIGASSCFFLNLLPNGDLAQLYEWHDTAFEPFCQCALKLGVREFLIRTESRESSEKPLFEVPPSAGKHIPPQSNILTIPIIYEGEVTGFFGCENPQKFTTWKDEDIRQFHVIGSIFASALQRKQHEKDLLLIKEKEAELKMAAALQMALFPKSNPEIPRVRVATWFQSASETGGDWYGFMTSFENYLFILIGDVTGHGAPAAMVTATVCSACRTLEKIWSSQNIIPTPGALLEQLNSTVFESGSPDYHMTFLAARIHLDDLLLTVSNAGHNFPVLIRSSNEIKPLVGTNSPLGYQVLYQFSETTFQLQRGDKLLFYTDGLIENQNSQGEEWGNRNLKRCMREGAALTVDGLVNGIVKKLQDFLGNQPLNDDITLSVCELF, encoded by the coding sequence ATGTCTCAAATCCTGGTTGTTGATGATGATTTTCAGATATTCCAGCAGGTCAGGCTTCATTTGAGTCAGGCCGGACATCAACTGAGTTTTGTTTCAGTCGCTAAACATGTGTTCAACAGACTGGAAAAAGATCCATTCGATTTGATTCTGATGGATATCAACATGCCGGAAATGGACGGTATTACCCTTCTCAGGGAACTTCAGCGCAATCCTGATTTTTCCAGCATACCGGTCATCATGCTGACCGCGGAAATCAGTGATCTTCTGCTGGCGGAATGTTTCCGGTGGGGGGCTGTGGATTATGTGAACAAACCTGTTCGGGAACTGGTGCTTAAAGCAAGGGTGAACAGTGCGCTGGCCGCCAGACTGACCTTGAATGAACTGGAACGCCGTGTCGCCGAACGAACAGAAGATCTGCAATACAGAATTCAACTGGAAAGTATCGTCTCATCCATTTCAACTCAGTTCATCACCATTTCAACCCAGGAAATTGATGCGGCGATCAATCATTCTCTGGAAACACTGGCCCGGCATATTGGCGCATCCAGTTGTTTTTTTCTGAACCTGTTGCCCAATGGGGATCTCGCACAGCTTTATGAATGGCATGACACTGCCTTTGAACCCTTCTGCCAATGTGCTTTAAAATTAGGTGTCCGTGAATTTTTGATTAGAACGGAGTCACGCGAATCCTCAGAAAAACCTCTTTTTGAAGTCCCGCCTTCTGCCGGAAAACATATCCCACCGCAGAGTAATATTCTGACCATCCCCATCATTTATGAAGGTGAGGTCACTGGCTTTTTCGGTTGTGAGAACCCTCAGAAATTCACAACATGGAAAGATGAGGACATCCGGCAGTTTCATGTGATTGGATCTATCTTCGCAAGTGCTCTCCAAAGAAAACAGCATGAAAAAGATCTGTTGCTGATCAAGGAAAAGGAAGCAGAACTCAAAATGGCGGCGGCTCTGCAAATGGCATTGTTTCCCAAAAGTAATCCTGAAATTCCACGGGTACGCGTCGCGACATGGTTTCAGTCCGCGTCGGAAACCGGTGGTGACTGGTATGGCTTCATGACCAGTTTTGAGAATTATCTGTTTATCCTGATTGGCGATGTCACAGGGCATGGTGCGCCTGCGGCCATGGTGACAGCAACGGTCTGTTCCGCCTGCCGCACCCTGGAAAAAATATGGTCATCCCAAAATATTATCCCGACACCGGGAGCTTTGCTGGAGCAACTCAACTCAACAGTTTTTGAAAGTGGTTCGCCTGATTATCACATGACATTTCTGGCCGCCAGAATTCATCTGGATGACCTGCTACTGACAGTGAGCAACGCTGGACACAATTTCCCTGTCCTGATTCGTTCTTCAAACGAAATCAAACCTTTGGTCGGAACCAATTCTCCGTTGGGATATCAGGTTTTATACCAATTTTCTGAAACGACCTTTCAATTGCAACGGGGAGATAAACTTCTGTTTTATACCGATGGCCTCATTGAAAATCAGAATTCTCAAGGTGAGGAATGGGGAAATCGAAACCTCAAACGTTGCATGCGTGAAGGGGCGGCTTTAACAGTCGATGGGCTTGTAAACGGAATCGTTAAAAAACTTCAGGATTTTCTTGGAAATCAGCCATTGAATGACGACATCACCTTATCTGTTTGCGAACTTTTTTAA
- a CDS encoding Hpt domain-containing protein: MRSFSQIPVQLRIILMVSAAIIGFTGFTIYSFMTAVENRNRMESVVSTYFPVLERVDANLVRLNKIQELFIQAVSAAEEDLLGEAQAVYDKSIEIFDEISGIDPSLTETITDLIHGMNQYFDQGSQISRGILSGETEPDEMAANVEKMSAELLQFQNRLKRFRQDSYLHFTDTVARANHTAEQMTYFGMVVGLINLAFIGILTYFIQNNLKMMRIIQEQNEHLEQKVWERTSQLRAKTNDILSILENIPEGVLTVLEDFTIHPEYSKHLEDILGTNDISGKNIIDLVFHDIGSDARSGLDASLGSILGQDVIFFEANNHYLANEIEFKAFDGRNKTLELSWAPICSEEETVEKLLISIRDVTELRQLQESAREHKRELEIIGQILAVSAEKFSEFVKSAYEFLEGNEKIIQANYHDKNVDVLSELFRNMHTIKGNARTYGFLHLTNTVHEAEEKYNHLRNNPDAEWQPDVLLADLKLVGTLIEEYDTVNSKKLGRKGPGRIGDDKFLLVEKGRVGSALNYLSEIENLNVQQLKDHILVARCFLQSIGSESLREILSGVLDSANKMAVELGKPEPVITIEDQNIYIKNPVYGLMRNAFGHIIRNSLDHGLELPEERLNKGKPAQGNILVKLTTENRQLRIVYTDDGRGLNVGKIRKKAMKNQLIHDTDQLSDYDIAQLIFSSGLSTAEQVTEISGRGVGMDAVKKFFEKEKGSVEVELLPPTPAHGQGFYPFQIVMSLPSSFAIEMPSIGLTQE; the protein is encoded by the coding sequence ATGCGTTCATTTTCCCAAATTCCTGTACAGCTCAGGATTATTCTCATGGTGTCCGCCGCCATTATCGGTTTTACGGGGTTCACCATTTACAGTTTCATGACGGCTGTGGAAAACAGAAACCGGATGGAAAGCGTGGTCAGCACCTATTTTCCTGTGCTTGAGCGGGTGGATGCCAATCTGGTGAGACTCAACAAAATTCAGGAACTGTTCATCCAGGCGGTTTCAGCGGCAGAAGAAGATCTGCTGGGTGAAGCACAGGCCGTTTATGACAAAAGCATCGAGATCTTTGACGAAATCAGCGGAATCGATCCGTCACTGACAGAAACAATCACGGATCTTATCCATGGAATGAATCAATATTTTGATCAGGGAAGTCAAATTTCCAGAGGTATTTTGAGTGGCGAAACGGAACCTGACGAGATGGCCGCCAATGTAGAAAAAATGTCCGCTGAACTTCTTCAATTTCAGAATCGGCTCAAGCGGTTCCGACAGGACAGTTATCTGCATTTTACGGACACGGTCGCCCGGGCCAATCATACAGCCGAGCAGATGACCTATTTCGGAATGGTGGTCGGTCTCATCAATCTGGCGTTCATCGGAATCCTCACCTATTTCATTCAAAATAATCTCAAAATGATGAGAATCATCCAGGAGCAGAATGAGCACCTGGAGCAGAAAGTTTGGGAACGCACATCTCAACTGCGCGCGAAAACCAACGATATTCTCAGCATTCTGGAAAATATTCCCGAAGGAGTGCTCACCGTTCTGGAAGATTTTACCATCCACCCCGAATATTCCAAACACCTTGAGGATATACTGGGAACCAACGACATCAGCGGTAAAAACATCATTGATCTGGTGTTTCATGATATTGGATCGGATGCCCGCAGTGGTTTGGACGCTTCCTTGGGGTCGATCCTCGGGCAGGATGTGATTTTTTTTGAGGCCAACAATCATTATCTGGCCAATGAGATTGAATTCAAGGCGTTTGATGGACGGAATAAAACACTGGAGCTTTCCTGGGCGCCGATCTGTAGTGAAGAAGAAACCGTCGAAAAACTGCTGATCTCCATTCGTGATGTGACGGAACTCAGGCAGTTGCAGGAAAGCGCACGGGAGCATAAGCGGGAATTGGAAATCATCGGGCAGATTCTTGCGGTTTCCGCTGAAAAATTCAGTGAATTCGTCAAGTCCGCCTATGAATTTCTGGAGGGCAACGAAAAGATCATTCAAGCCAATTATCATGATAAAAACGTGGATGTTCTCAGTGAATTGTTCCGCAACATGCACACGATCAAGGGCAATGCCCGGACTTATGGTTTTCTGCATCTGACCAATACCGTGCATGAAGCGGAAGAGAAGTATAATCATCTGAGAAATAATCCTGACGCGGAGTGGCAACCTGACGTTCTGCTGGCAGATTTGAAACTGGTCGGAACACTGATTGAGGAATATGACACGGTCAATTCCAAAAAACTGGGGCGCAAAGGCCCGGGCCGAATTGGGGATGACAAATTTCTGCTGGTTGAAAAAGGTCGTGTCGGGTCCGCATTGAACTATCTGTCCGAAATTGAAAATCTGAATGTCCAGCAGTTGAAGGATCACATTCTGGTCGCACGCTGTTTTCTGCAATCCATCGGGTCAGAATCACTCAGGGAAATTCTGTCAGGTGTTCTTGATTCCGCCAATAAAATGGCCGTTGAACTGGGTAAGCCCGAGCCAGTCATCACGATTGAAGACCAGAATATCTATATCAAAAACCCCGTGTATGGATTGATGCGCAACGCCTTCGGACATATTATCCGCAATTCTCTGGATCATGGTCTGGAACTTCCTGAAGAACGTTTGAATAAAGGGAAACCGGCGCAAGGAAATATTCTGGTAAAACTCACAACTGAGAATCGGCAGCTCAGAATTGTTTATACGGACGATGGACGTGGGCTGAATGTGGGGAAAATCAGGAAAAAAGCCATGAAAAATCAGTTGATCCATGACACCGATCAACTGTCGGACTATGATATTGCCCAGTTGATTTTTTCTTCAGGCTTGAGCACAGCGGAACAGGTCACCGAAATTTCCGGACGAGGCGTGGGGATGGATGCGGTAAAGAAATTCTTTGAAAAGGAAAAAGGTTCTGTAGAGGTGGAACTACTGCCGCCAACGCCAGCGCATGGTCAGGGATTTTACCCGTTCCAGATCGTTATGTCTCTGCCTTCATCATTTGCCATTGAGATGCCTTCCATTGGCCTGACGCAGGAATAA
- a CDS encoding phosphate ABC transporter substrate-binding protein: MKTKIRIILMTLLYVGLVSIAYADFVVIVNPANAVNSLTVDEVKNIVLGKQKRYANGNSAEALDNASLKELFYKQVTEKNLKQVRAYWARLIFTGKGKPPLEVESDEEVKKWIISNKDGFGYIDSKLVDDSVKVVLTVTE; the protein is encoded by the coding sequence ATGAAGACAAAAATCAGGATAATACTCATGACGCTACTGTATGTCGGTCTGGTTTCAATAGCCTATGCGGATTTTGTGGTGATCGTCAATCCGGCAAATGCCGTCAACAGTCTGACTGTGGATGAAGTCAAAAATATTGTTTTGGGAAAACAGAAGCGCTACGCCAACGGCAACAGTGCTGAGGCACTGGACAACGCGTCACTCAAAGAACTGTTTTACAAGCAGGTCACTGAAAAAAATCTCAAGCAGGTTCGAGCTTATTGGGCCAGACTGATTTTTACAGGCAAAGGCAAGCCCCCACTGGAAGTTGAATCTGATGAGGAAGTCAAGAAGTGGATTATATCCAACAAGGATGGATTTGGTTACATCGACAGCAAACTGGTCGATGATTCTGTCAAGGTTGTACTCACTGTTACGGAATAG
- a CDS encoding response regulator — protein MESDQILPIFEPFFGGGLMLVHHPGQQIETNRQWRELFWFQGNDISEWLHYIVPEDRDRIIEAWNLFRQEISITGDSGKFPEFCCEFRIVTFEEECHVLLKVRFVRTENHVLEMYQVDKLNKTPFVSSGNNLFLRNFINTAPMAICARSNTGKFILANRLYLIEMGFKPNENILGKTLSQIIEEGNAAHLLETEEDDQWVLEKNVPLTTETMIQDEDDDMDLFGDNRVFYMNHRFPLFGPSGETLGVGLIRTNVTEAKLLQEKTENELKQARINAEKISASKTSFLSSMSHEIRTPLNAISGFCGIILDQMQEVEIPAEMKQYLRNIHGASRTLAELVNNILDLAKIEAGKMSISEENLNLKALIQGIYHINKFKALEKQILFSFSYNASLPEVIYSDRTKINQILLNLTSNALKFTPQGKSVRIEVLADDDSHLLIQVADEGIGIPENRLDAVFGEFEQANTSTARNYGGTGLGLAITKRMVELMQGEISIQSTVGQGSLFTVRLPLRHSEGTAIAMELETNLVKFSGENRVLLVEDNPLNQEMMVALFKNMGMDLHVCGNGQEGILKTDELMPDLVLMDIDMPVMDGITATLKIREKYQDLPIIGISANAFKSQKMNALRAGMNEYLTKPVDSHQLSLLLGHYLKIETDTPPKNHPCASESDNVRILKEMEKLAQVSIFETEKLMDQILLITELCEPVIQQLNPFLKKLEKAALVANESLLEKALNEIKQQLMRGNGGEYGGYSDS, from the coding sequence ATGGAATCCGATCAAATATTGCCAATTTTTGAACCATTCTTTGGCGGCGGTTTGATGCTGGTTCATCATCCGGGACAACAGATTGAGACCAATCGTCAATGGCGGGAGTTATTTTGGTTTCAGGGAAATGATATATCAGAATGGCTACATTACATTGTTCCAGAGGACAGAGACCGTATTATTGAAGCCTGGAATCTGTTTCGTCAGGAAATTTCCATCACCGGAGATTCAGGAAAATTTCCTGAGTTCTGTTGTGAGTTCAGAATAGTTACCTTTGAAGAGGAGTGCCATGTTCTGTTGAAGGTCAGGTTTGTCAGAACAGAAAATCATGTTCTGGAAATGTATCAGGTCGATAAGTTGAACAAGACGCCCTTTGTCAGCTCCGGGAATAACCTGTTTCTCAGAAATTTTATCAATACCGCGCCGATGGCCATCTGCGCCCGTAGCAACACAGGAAAATTTATTCTGGCAAACCGGTTGTATCTGATCGAAATGGGGTTCAAACCCAATGAAAATATTCTGGGAAAAACCCTGTCACAGATTATTGAAGAGGGTAATGCCGCTCATCTGCTGGAAACAGAGGAAGACGATCAATGGGTTCTGGAGAAAAATGTGCCGTTGACCACAGAAACCATGATCCAGGATGAAGATGATGACATGGATTTGTTTGGAGACAACCGTGTGTTTTATATGAACCATCGCTTTCCGTTGTTTGGTCCTTCAGGGGAAACGTTGGGGGTGGGATTGATACGGACCAATGTGACCGAAGCCAAACTTCTTCAGGAAAAAACCGAGAATGAGTTGAAACAGGCAAGAATCAACGCTGAAAAAATCAGCGCGTCGAAAACATCCTTTCTTTCCAGTATGAGCCACGAAATCAGAACCCCCCTGAACGCGATCTCAGGTTTCTGCGGAATCATATTGGATCAGATGCAGGAAGTTGAGATACCGGCAGAGATGAAGCAGTATCTTCGAAATATCCATGGAGCAAGCCGAACTCTGGCGGAACTGGTCAACAATATTCTGGATCTGGCAAAAATCGAAGCAGGAAAAATGAGCATTTCGGAAGAAAATCTTAATCTCAAAGCCCTGATCCAGGGTATTTACCATATCAATAAATTCAAGGCTCTTGAAAAGCAGATCCTCTTCAGTTTCAGCTATAACGCCAGTTTGCCGGAAGTGATTTATTCTGACAGAACCAAAATCAATCAGATTCTGCTGAATCTGACCAGCAATGCCCTGAAATTTACACCACAGGGGAAGTCTGTCAGAATTGAAGTGCTTGCGGATGATGATTCTCACCTGCTCATTCAGGTTGCCGATGAAGGAATCGGGATTCCTGAAAATAGACTGGATGCCGTGTTCGGCGAGTTTGAACAGGCAAACACCTCGACGGCCCGAAATTATGGAGGAACAGGACTGGGGTTGGCCATCACCAAAAGAATGGTGGAACTCATGCAGGGAGAGATATCCATTCAGAGCACTGTGGGACAGGGGTCCCTATTTACCGTAAGACTGCCTTTGCGACATTCTGAAGGTACGGCTATAGCCATGGAACTTGAGACTAACCTTGTGAAATTCTCAGGAGAAAATCGGGTTTTACTGGTTGAAGACAACCCGTTGAATCAGGAAATGATGGTGGCGTTATTTAAAAACATGGGCATGGATCTGCATGTCTGCGGCAATGGACAGGAAGGCATACTGAAAACAGATGAATTGATGCCGGATCTGGTGCTGATGGATATTGATATGCCGGTGATGGATGGAATTACCGCAACCCTGAAGATCAGGGAAAAATATCAGGATCTGCCAATTATCGGAATCTCGGCCAATGCCTTTAAAAGTCAGAAGATGAATGCCCTGCGAGCCGGAATGAACGAATATCTGACTAAACCTGTTGATTCTCATCAATTGAGCTTGTTGTTAGGTCATTATTTAAAAATCGAAACAGATACGCCCCCCAAAAACCATCCTTGCGCATCTGAATCTGATAACGTAAGGATATTGAAAGAAATGGAGAAACTGGCGCAGGTTTCCATCTTTGAGACGGAGAAGCTCATGGATCAGATTCTGCTGATCACAGAACTTTGTGAGCCGGTGATTCAACAATTGAATCCTTTTCTGAAAAAGCTCGAGAAAGCGGCATTGGTTGCTAATGAGAGTTTGCTGGAAAAGGCATTGAATGAAATCAAACAACAGCTTATGAGGGGAAATGGGGGCGAATATGGCGGATATTCTGATAGTTGA
- a CDS encoding response regulator, giving the protein MAQILVVDDSSGIRNQVSTFLKDNGYTVNTAEDGSDGLNKVKADHSLKLLIVDVNMPDMDGLTMVEKIRGELHNDTVNILMLTTESQPAMKERAKRSGVKGWLVKPFNGPGTLPIVKKLIG; this is encoded by the coding sequence ATGGCGCAAATACTTGTTGTGGATGATTCTTCAGGCATCCGGAATCAGGTCAGTACCTTTCTGAAAGACAATGGTTACACCGTGAACACGGCGGAAGACGGAAGCGATGGTCTGAATAAAGTCAAGGCCGACCATTCGCTGAAGTTGCTCATTGTGGATGTCAATATGCCTGACATGGATGGTTTGACCATGGTGGAAAAAATCCGCGGTGAACTGCACAACGACACGGTCAATATCCTGATGCTCACGACTGAAAGTCAACCTGCCATGAAAGAACGTGCCAAACGTTCCGGTGTCAAGGGCTGGCTGGTCAAGCCGTTCAATGGCCCGGGAACACTGCCGATCGTTAAGAAACTGATAGGATAA
- a CDS encoding response regulator, which yields MADILIVDDSRGIRTEVQGFLSKQGYKVITANDGNEGIQKIQSHPELKLVISDVNMPELDGISMVEKIRLEMENQQIQILMFTTENHPALKKRAKDLKVNGWLVKPFIGEKILPVVKKLIG from the coding sequence ATGGCGGATATTCTGATAGTTGATGACTCCCGTGGTATAAGAACCGAGGTGCAGGGATTCCTGTCAAAACAGGGCTACAAGGTGATTACCGCGAATGATGGCAATGAGGGGATTCAGAAAATTCAATCTCATCCGGAACTCAAACTGGTCATCAGTGATGTTAATATGCCGGAACTGGATGGTATCTCCATGGTCGAAAAAATTCGTCTGGAGATGGAAAATCAACAGATTCAGATTCTGATGTTTACGACTGAAAATCACCCGGCGCTGAAGAAACGCGCGAAGGATTTAAAAGTGAATGGGTGGTTGGTCAAACCCTTTATCGGTGAAAAAATACTGCCGGTGGTTAAAAAACTGATTGGTTGA
- the hemL gene encoding glutamate-1-semialdehyde 2,1-aminomutase, whose product MQNTRSSEMFRRAQLRIPGGVNSPVRAFKSVDMNPLFISHGKGSKIYDVDGNEYIDYVGSWGPLILGHANEIVQQAIIAAVQRGTSFGAPTEAESILTEMVNDAVPSVEMLRLVNSGSEAALGAIRAARGYTGRDKVIKFEGCFHGSVDYLLVKAGSGATTLGIPNSAGVPASFTEHTLLAEFNDLESVSRLVDEHAGEIAAVILELIPGNMGMIRPEHDFLTGLRQICDREGILLIADEVMTGFRVDYSGAQALLGIQPDLSMFGKVIGGGLPVGAYGGRQDIMLKVAPAGPVYQAGTLSGNPVAVAAGIATLTELRNSDAFRDLSENTNWLVQALISVFTKAGIPVQTHNAGGMMGLFFSETPVRNYTDALGCNVERFKKFFKLMLAQGIYLPPSAFEAMFVSTAHTTEDLEKTVAAVRNVVSQI is encoded by the coding sequence ATGCAAAACACAAGATCCTCTGAAATGTTTCGACGAGCCCAACTTCGTATTCCCGGCGGCGTTAACAGTCCGGTACGCGCTTTTAAATCAGTTGATATGAACCCCCTGTTTATCAGTCATGGCAAGGGTTCAAAAATTTATGATGTGGATGGCAATGAATATATTGATTACGTGGGTTCATGGGGACCGTTGATTCTTGGACATGCCAATGAAATTGTTCAGCAGGCCATTATCGCGGCGGTTCAACGTGGGACCTCTTTCGGCGCGCCGACTGAAGCCGAGAGCATCCTGACTGAGATGGTGAATGACGCGGTGCCAAGTGTTGAAATGCTGCGTCTGGTGAACTCCGGCAGTGAAGCCGCCTTGGGCGCGATCCGTGCCGCACGAGGTTACACAGGGCGGGACAAGGTGATCAAATTTGAAGGCTGTTTTCACGGAAGCGTGGATTATCTGCTGGTAAAGGCGGGATCCGGCGCAACGACTCTGGGGATCCCTAATTCCGCGGGAGTCCCCGCATCGTTCACCGAACACACCCTGCTGGCAGAATTCAATGATCTGGAATCAGTTTCGAGGTTGGTCGATGAACATGCCGGAGAGATCGCCGCGGTGATTCTGGAATTGATTCCCGGAAATATGGGAATGATCCGACCTGAACATGATTTTTTGACAGGCTTGAGACAGATTTGTGACAGAGAAGGTATTTTGCTGATTGCGGATGAAGTCATGACAGGCTTCCGTGTGGATTACAGCGGAGCGCAGGCACTGCTGGGAATTCAACCTGACCTTTCCATGTTTGGTAAGGTGATTGGTGGTGGTTTACCCGTCGGTGCCTATGGTGGACGACAGGACATCATGCTCAAGGTCGCACCAGCAGGCCCCGTTTATCAGGCGGGCACTCTTTCAGGAAATCCCGTGGCGGTAGCCGCCGGAATTGCGACCTTGACAGAACTCAGGAACTCAGACGCGTTCCGTGATTTGAGTGAAAACACAAACTGGTTGGTTCAGGCGCTTATTTCTGTATTCACCAAGGCCGGTATTCCGGTTCAGACGCATAACGCAGGTGGAATGATGGGATTGTTTTTTTCAGAAACGCCTGTGAGAAATTATACGGATGCGTTAGGCTGCAATGTGGAACGCTTCAAAAAGTTTTTCAAACTCATGCTGGCTCAAGGAATTTATCTGCCACCCTCTGCCTTTGAAGCCATGTTTGTCTCAACAGCTCACACGACGGAGGATCTGGAAAAAACAGTGGCGGCTGTCCGGAATGTTGTTTCTCAAATATAA
- a CDS encoding chemotaxis protein CheX, giving the protein MAVDENNLHSKVLIHETDPEAHDTLKNFLDDHQLIGLKPSSILQSLRLNLDLSAVFLCMENDQSGTPIETVILEIFNTRRELPIFLRVSSDEELKALPEVIRQMCTGIYKLQNLSQLGEWIQMYIFHREYPGSFIRHFMQLIDDALKSCFPGMEVSCVKPAYLVRDRLIYGEIFSIISLEASWCRGYLMVQTDYHPLLNLIEAGKTIQPTDDLTQYNVNSLLSEVTNMIWGGFRSKFAVSEEKPQDSHQAEVPIVINHIGKYISFGSIKPQVCFPYSIRDPEGQLPEIILYQKLVFNLGWIPEKFREPPEELDQLLSESAIELF; this is encoded by the coding sequence ATGGCTGTAGATGAAAATAACCTGCACAGCAAGGTTCTGATCCATGAAACAGATCCTGAAGCCCATGATACTCTGAAAAATTTTCTGGATGATCATCAGTTGATTGGTCTCAAACCTTCATCCATTCTGCAAAGTCTGCGTCTTAATCTGGATTTGAGCGCGGTTTTTTTGTGCATGGAAAATGACCAGTCAGGCACCCCCATAGAAACGGTGATACTGGAAATTTTCAATACTCGCCGTGAATTGCCGATTTTTCTGAGAGTCAGCAGTGATGAGGAACTGAAGGCGCTTCCCGAAGTCATCAGGCAGATGTGTACCGGAATTTATAAGCTACAGAACCTGTCTCAACTGGGTGAATGGATACAGATGTACATCTTCCACAGGGAATATCCCGGAAGTTTTATCCGTCATTTCATGCAACTGATTGATGATGCGCTGAAATCATGCTTTCCCGGAATGGAAGTATCCTGTGTCAAACCGGCTTATCTGGTACGTGACCGCCTCATTTACGGAGAAATTTTCAGCATCATTTCCCTGGAAGCATCCTGGTGCAGAGGCTACCTCATGGTGCAGACAGACTATCATCCGCTGCTCAATCTGATTGAAGCGGGAAAAACCATTCAACCTACGGACGATCTGACCCAATATAATGTCAATAGTCTGCTCAGTGAAGTCACTAATATGATCTGGGGAGGATTCCGTAGCAAATTTGCGGTTTCCGAAGAAAAGCCACAGGATTCGCATCAGGCTGAAGTTCCGATTGTCATCAATCACATCGGAAAATACATTTCTTTCGGATCGATCAAACCTCAGGTCTGTTTTCCCTATTCGATCAGAGATCCTGAAGGTCAACTTCCGGAAATCATTCTATATCAGAAACTTGTGTTCAATCTGGGCTGGATACCTGAAAAATTCAGAGAACCGCCTGAAGAACTGGATCAATTGCTGAGTGAATCTGCCATTGAGTTGTTCTAA